The following coding sequences are from one bacterium SCSIO 12741 window:
- a CDS encoding right-handed parallel beta-helix repeat-containing protein, with amino-acid sequence MNKIFSLTLAFLAFSLTGLAQLSGSYTVGGTGANYATVVEAVDSLNSQGVNGAVTFKIRTGTYTGRIQINAITGSSAINTVTFQPDSANTGAVILQYGALSAANSGTITLSGCDYVTFDSLTVRVTGISYGHAVEFTGATSNITFTECSLEGYNTFISNTVHATVYDHSGAANQATNVTFKDCAIRNGSYGFYIAGSNTVTLQNGWTLENNEITGWYSRGVEALYTLNLKLKDNKIISKNVASTAIYGVYLNYSDRVEIERNQIECYPSSYAYALYLRYCDGSFSDRNLIASNTIYAARAFYGACLYSCNYSDFVFNTVKVDAGLTNLRAGYFYFGSNTTVKNNIFANLATSGHAYYTLGTQTHDYNNIWAPHSPTPNNTTPGANSIAVDPNFHGVTDLHVDFVKLNAAGQTTPGVTTDIDGDIRSTTEPDIGADEFDPDSLDMGIVWLDDIYCTGSQSVTTNLLNLGLDTIKTATIHWLVKRNAGAFVAQTPYSWTGSLASAEETMATLGTYTFQKDSSYQIRAYVSAPNSGVDLNSSNDTLVTRTFQTAMSGTYTIGGITPDFPTVMSAITALQQDGVCGPVTLKLRAGSYNERLLINGISGLSATDSLLITADTGVQQNPLVFTNLSPGVELTGMSHVTIKNIRFRCDNVFGIAMNFVGDNHDIHIDSCEIRTDTTSTSFQCRAVSNRANNVLSRLTISNSVIRGGYFGVNIEGTGATFRDTSFVLQNSEVLDFYYQGINIAYNEGPKVEHCKVSPRINVPYTTYGVYIYYSRFLKFNNNFVSVGASNAQVVYMNLIEGVNGNRCEVFNNWIVMPNHSAPEGDGLQILAGSYMDIAHNNVLFNAGGQASTAMFMNNAATCLLQNNCVAHLGSGTAYEQAGPMQESYNNFHSRSGIDFLSTQTQASTTINVDPGYYSVSDLHVQAIDLNNMGTPITAVPLDYDGQVRSVTAPDIGADEFSPKSIDLRPIGLISPNSGDCGMDSVDVEVLVKNNGTNSITSLPIEVQVIGAHSDTISTTVSRTIQSNKADTVLVGKISTRLGGRFQIKIISNLNNDSLRINDTLEFGNFFINRTPNDPVVGTNIVACSDIDTTLVSTSNGKLTYWYDKPGGNRIHTGDSFRLNISTPDTLWVEASDDYVSNFGMKNISGTTGANYSFMTQGMTFDAVREFTIDSVTVHPFDSGDVIVNLLDASNTKIMSDTFKVGITGEEVLPINFLVPQGYGYKLEATGTTCRGLWRTYSTVNYPYWDADSACVLLGDINGSTFSYYFFYDWYISVDGCNSNLVEVPVGVRPSLNVDIGRDTGYCVGVSINHPLNATTTGAVSYKWQDNSTSPNFSVTRKGTYFVDVAASNGCVTRDSIEIIEVPYPTVTFSPRMVCENAAADSLHGQPRGGMITGTGVVNNRFDPKIAGLGNHLITYRYSNYYGCASTATALVKVDTTVNVSLAPMTAVCQDRRNRMALSGGSPVGPSGYYYGRNVQHSKFLPKDVGTDTIYYVFYGMNGCHDTAWTTVQVKPAPYVTFDSISTLCENQGNFALNVTPAGGTFGGGTVNGTILNPAATGPGLHNITYTVNGTGGCNTTEIRPVLIHPKPNVQLPDQPEACENQTTVGLLSGTPPAGTLFGQYVNSNARSFDVQSSGLGSFPVYYSFTDFRGCTDTASKNVLIKPIPAVNLGGDRSFCGNQTLELDAGNAGANYTWNTGGSSQKITVTKAGRYSVVVDLNGCANQDEVLISYQDICLGIDPSLAQTADITLFPNPSDQQLNIELKGMEGIEAVLTLTGMLGEEITSRTLYEIPSVHQETVDVSALANGIYLLRISTSKGDAVYRVTVQH; translated from the coding sequence ATGAATAAAATATTTTCGCTGACCCTGGCTTTCCTTGCATTCAGTTTGACTGGTCTCGCCCAGCTTTCTGGTTCGTACACTGTCGGGGGTACTGGAGCCAATTATGCCACCGTTGTTGAAGCGGTTGATTCACTCAACTCTCAAGGTGTAAATGGGGCAGTAACCTTTAAGATTCGCACCGGTACTTATACCGGTCGGATACAGATAAATGCCATTACCGGAAGCTCGGCGATCAATACGGTTACCTTTCAACCTGATTCTGCCAATACAGGTGCTGTTATTCTGCAATATGGAGCCCTTTCAGCCGCCAATAGCGGAACGATCACCCTAAGTGGTTGTGATTATGTAACCTTCGATTCTCTTACTGTTCGCGTTACCGGTATCAGCTATGGTCATGCTGTTGAATTTACAGGAGCCACGAGCAATATCACCTTTACAGAATGCTCCCTCGAAGGTTACAATACCTTTATCAGCAATACAGTACATGCTACAGTTTATGACCATTCCGGAGCAGCCAATCAGGCCACCAACGTCACTTTTAAAGATTGCGCGATCCGAAATGGTTCGTACGGATTTTACATTGCTGGATCAAATACCGTTACCCTGCAAAACGGATGGACCTTGGAGAACAATGAGATTACCGGATGGTATTCCCGTGGTGTTGAAGCTTTGTATACCCTCAATCTAAAGTTGAAGGACAACAAGATTATTTCAAAAAATGTGGCTTCCACTGCTATTTATGGGGTCTATTTGAATTATTCTGATCGCGTTGAAATCGAGCGGAACCAGATTGAATGTTATCCAAGCAGCTACGCCTACGCTTTGTATTTGCGATACTGTGACGGAAGTTTTTCGGATCGAAATCTGATAGCCAGCAATACCATTTATGCCGCTCGTGCCTTTTACGGGGCCTGTCTATACAGCTGCAACTATTCTGACTTTGTTTTCAATACGGTTAAAGTAGATGCTGGATTAACGAACCTGAGAGCAGGTTACTTCTATTTTGGGTCTAACACCACGGTTAAAAACAACATTTTTGCCAACCTTGCTACCTCGGGTCATGCCTATTATACCTTGGGTACTCAAACCCATGATTACAACAACATTTGGGCGCCCCATTCACCTACGCCCAACAACACCACTCCAGGAGCCAATTCGATAGCCGTAGATCCCAATTTTCATGGCGTTACCGATTTGCATGTTGACTTTGTAAAGTTGAATGCCGCTGGACAAACCACTCCCGGTGTTACCACCGATATTGATGGAGACATCAGAAGCACAACTGAGCCCGATATTGGTGCAGATGAATTTGATCCCGATTCTTTGGACATGGGAATCGTCTGGTTGGATGATATCTACTGTACCGGAAGTCAAAGTGTCACCACCAATTTGCTTAATCTCGGATTGGATACCATTAAGACTGCTACCATTCACTGGCTGGTCAAAAGAAATGCGGGTGCATTCGTAGCTCAAACACCCTACAGCTGGACGGGGTCTTTGGCTTCGGCCGAAGAGACCATGGCGACTTTGGGTACCTATACTTTTCAGAAAGATTCTTCCTACCAAATCAGGGCCTATGTGTCGGCTCCGAATTCTGGCGTGGATTTGAATAGCAGCAACGATACCCTGGTTACCCGAACTTTCCAAACGGCCATGTCAGGTACCTATACCATTGGTGGTATTACTCCCGATTTTCCAACTGTTATGAGTGCCATCACAGCTTTGCAGCAAGATGGTGTTTGTGGCCCGGTTACCTTGAAATTGCGTGCCGGAAGTTATAACGAACGCTTGTTGATCAATGGAATTAGTGGTCTCAGTGCAACTGACTCCTTGTTGATTACCGCCGATACCGGAGTGCAGCAAAACCCATTGGTATTTACCAATTTGAGCCCGGGAGTAGAACTTACCGGAATGTCGCACGTAACGATCAAAAACATTCGCTTCCGGTGTGACAATGTTTTTGGTATTGCCATGAATTTTGTTGGCGATAACCATGACATTCACATTGACAGCTGTGAAATTCGGACTGATACAACAAGTACCTCGTTTCAATGTCGGGCAGTTTCTAATCGGGCGAATAATGTCTTGAGTCGTTTAACGATATCCAATTCCGTCATTCGAGGTGGATACTTTGGAGTGAACATAGAAGGTACGGGAGCTACTTTCCGCGATACCAGTTTTGTACTCCAAAATTCTGAAGTTCTTGATTTCTACTACCAGGGAATCAATATCGCTTACAATGAGGGGCCCAAAGTGGAGCATTGTAAAGTGTCTCCTCGGATAAATGTTCCTTACACGACCTATGGTGTTTACATTTACTACAGCCGCTTCCTGAAATTCAACAACAACTTTGTATCCGTTGGCGCTTCCAATGCCCAGGTAGTATACATGAACCTGATTGAAGGAGTTAACGGCAACCGTTGTGAAGTGTTCAATAACTGGATCGTGATGCCCAATCACAGTGCTCCAGAGGGGGATGGTCTTCAAATTCTTGCCGGAAGTTATATGGATATTGCCCACAACAATGTTTTATTCAATGCAGGAGGTCAGGCGTCAACAGCCATGTTTATGAACAATGCGGCTACTTGTCTTCTTCAAAACAACTGCGTGGCGCATTTGGGATCTGGAACAGCTTACGAGCAGGCAGGCCCCATGCAGGAATCTTACAACAACTTTCATTCCCGATCGGGAATTGACTTCCTATCTACCCAAACTCAGGCGTCAACCACCATCAACGTGGATCCGGGTTACTACTCCGTCTCTGATTTGCATGTTCAGGCCATTGATTTGAACAACATGGGAACACCGATTACCGCTGTTCCATTAGATTATGATGGCCAGGTAAGAAGTGTGACGGCACCCGATATCGGAGCGGATGAGTTTTCTCCAAAATCCATTGACCTTAGACCCATTGGTTTGATTTCACCGAACAGTGGTGATTGCGGGATGGATTCGGTTGATGTGGAAGTATTGGTAAAAAACAATGGTACCAATTCTATTACCAGCCTTCCGATAGAGGTGCAAGTGATCGGTGCTCATTCAGATACAATAAGTACGACCGTGAGTCGCACCATTCAGTCCAATAAAGCGGATACCGTTTTGGTGGGTAAAATCAGCACTCGATTGGGTGGCCGTTTTCAAATTAAAATCATTTCCAACCTGAACAACGATTCGCTTAGAATCAACGATACTTTAGAATTTGGCAACTTCTTTATCAATCGAACGCCAAACGATCCTGTAGTGGGAACCAACATAGTGGCATGTTCAGATATTGATACCACCTTGGTTTCAACCTCCAATGGAAAATTGACCTACTGGTATGACAAGCCAGGTGGAAATAGAATTCACACCGGAGACTCATTCCGTTTAAACATTTCCACTCCAGATACACTTTGGGTAGAGGCTTCTGATGACTACGTTAGTAATTTCGGGATGAAAAATATTTCCGGTACCACTGGAGCTAACTACTCCTTTATGACGCAGGGAATGACCTTTGATGCCGTTCGAGAATTTACGATTGACTCAGTTACCGTTCACCCCTTTGATTCGGGCGATGTAATCGTTAACCTATTGGATGCCTCCAATACCAAAATCATGTCCGATACCTTCAAGGTTGGAATTACGGGAGAAGAGGTTTTGCCTATTAACTTTTTGGTACCTCAGGGATACGGATACAAACTGGAAGCAACAGGGACCACTTGTCGTGGATTATGGAGAACCTACAGCACGGTAAATTATCCGTATTGGGATGCTGATTCCGCCTGTGTATTACTTGGAGATATCAACGGAAGCACCTTTTCTTACTACTTCTTCTATGATTGGTACATCTCGGTAGATGGTTGTAATTCTAATTTGGTAGAAGTGCCCGTTGGAGTGCGCCCTTCCTTGAATGTGGATATCGGCCGAGATACTGGTTATTGTGTGGGAGTTTCGATCAATCACCCTCTGAATGCCACGACCACTGGAGCTGTATCCTACAAATGGCAGGACAATTCCACCAGTCCGAATTTTAGTGTAACTCGCAAGGGTACCTACTTTGTGGATGTAGCTGCATCGAATGGATGTGTAACCCGGGATAGTATTGAAATTATTGAAGTGCCTTATCCCACTGTGACCTTTAGTCCACGGATGGTTTGCGAAAACGCGGCTGCCGATAGTCTCCATGGTCAGCCCAGAGGAGGTATGATTACCGGAACCGGTGTGGTCAACAATCGCTTTGACCCGAAGATTGCCGGACTCGGAAATCACTTGATCACTTATCGATATTCAAATTATTATGGATGTGCCAGTACGGCAACGGCTTTAGTAAAAGTGGATACAACCGTGAATGTATCCTTAGCCCCGATGACCGCCGTGTGCCAGGATCGTAGAAATCGAATGGCCCTAAGCGGAGGGTCACCCGTTGGTCCATCCGGATACTACTATGGTCGAAATGTGCAGCACAGCAAGTTCTTGCCCAAGGATGTGGGTACCGACACCATTTACTACGTGTTTTACGGAATGAATGGTTGCCACGACACGGCTTGGACAACCGTTCAAGTGAAGCCCGCACCTTACGTAACCTTTGACTCCATATCAACCCTGTGTGAGAATCAAGGAAATTTTGCACTAAATGTGACTCCGGCTGGAGGAACCTTCGGTGGAGGTACCGTGAATGGGACTATTTTGAATCCTGCTGCTACAGGCCCAGGTTTGCACAATATTACCTATACCGTGAATGGAACAGGTGGCTGTAATACCACTGAGATTCGTCCGGTACTGATTCACCCGAAACCTAACGTACAATTACCCGATCAGCCCGAGGCATGTGAAAATCAGACTACCGTTGGATTATTGAGTGGTACGCCTCCAGCAGGTACGTTGTTTGGGCAATACGTGAATTCTAACGCCCGAAGTTTTGATGTTCAATCATCAGGCTTGGGTAGTTTCCCAGTATACTACAGCTTTACTGACTTCAGAGGATGTACCGATACGGCGAGCAAGAATGTTTTGATAAAACCCATTCCAGCTGTGAATTTGGGGGGTGATCGTAGCTTCTGTGGGAATCAAACCTTAGAGTTGGATGCCGGAAATGCGGGTGCTAATTACACTTGGAACACAGGAGGAAGTAGCCAGAAAATTACCGTAACCAAGGCTGGCCGTTATTCAGTCGTAGTGGATTTGAATGGCTGCGCCAATCAGGATGAGGTGTTAATTTCCTATCAGGATATTTGTTTAGGCATTGATCCTTCATTGGCCCAAACAGCAGATATTACGCTATTTCCAAATCCATCAGATCAGCAGTTGAATATTGAGCTGAAAGGAATGGAGGGCATTGAGGCAGTTCTTACGCTTACCGGAATGTTGGGCGAAGAGATTACTTCCAGAACCCTTTATGAAATTCCTTCGGTTCATCAGGAAACCGTTGATGTATCGGCTTTGGCTAATGGAATCTATCTGTTGCGGATTTCCACTTCAAAAGGTGATGCCGTTTATCGAGTTACGGTTCAGCATTAG
- a CDS encoding response regulator transcription factor, producing MHALILDDEINPANHLKALLKKYCPEVTSITILTNPVEALLYLKKESTQLLFLDIEMPEMNGFEFIEIVGVENLPGVIFTTAHSKYAVQAFRVNPIDFLLKPVDENELVEAVSRVTSTEVNDLESKLESLLNHFPEPFHKRIPLTEGQSYHFVEIDQIIRVKASGSYSEFYLKEGRKILTSRRLKYYADRLEKRGFIRTHNSHLVNVQCVKTFIRSNGGELELEGGHFVPVSLRMKDHVKRKLRLLE from the coding sequence GTGCACGCCCTTATATTAGACGACGAGATTAATCCCGCTAATCACCTCAAAGCATTGTTGAAAAAGTATTGCCCTGAAGTGACTTCTATTACCATTCTGACCAATCCGGTTGAGGCCTTACTCTATTTGAAAAAGGAGTCCACTCAGCTGCTTTTTTTGGATATTGAAATGCCCGAAATGAATGGGTTTGAGTTTATCGAAATTGTAGGGGTCGAAAATCTTCCTGGAGTGATTTTTACAACCGCTCATAGCAAATATGCGGTACAGGCTTTTCGGGTTAATCCCATTGACTTTTTGCTTAAACCCGTTGATGAAAATGAATTGGTTGAGGCCGTAAGTCGAGTGACTTCCACTGAGGTGAATGACCTCGAATCGAAATTGGAATCGTTGCTAAATCATTTTCCCGAACCCTTTCACAAACGCATACCGCTAACTGAAGGACAATCGTACCATTTTGTGGAGATCGATCAAATCATCCGGGTCAAAGCATCGGGGAGTTATTCGGAGTTTTACCTGAAAGAGGGGCGTAAAATTCTCACCAGTAGAAGGCTTAAATACTATGCTGATCGATTGGAAAAAAGAGGATTCATTCGCACCCACAATTCCCACTTAGTCAATGTTCAATGCGTCAAAACCTTCATTCGATCCAATGGAGGAGAATTGGAACTTGAGGGAGGGCATTTTGTTCCGGTGAGTTTACGAATGAAAGATCATGTGAAAAGGAAGCTACGCCTTTTGGAGTAA
- a CDS encoding histidine kinase, whose amino-acid sequence MRAIATDADFIGRDQFGEGRVYDMHVDERGVLWILGNGGDLYTYSGGSKTTRIPFSTNSPRRLYTALHSGYQGKIWLSSLYGIAYVENDSIYELSIPEPYSDKWTRGFEAVYSDSSGTLHLAPRGFGYYTVSKDGEFTEQIGRKDGLRGHGVLVLGDGRLFNFYVTDPIQKSLSRGIYWIEKDAEPKLILVTNENTIYETSLVQHADSSYSFSIGNQLIIRFKSGKLIEEKNFPHKVIKLFTDSRNDLWIGTLDQGIFRAKGGSFSDMDHFRSEASEAVVTEGQNGGLWIKSSQKGFGFIAHPSAPHYSERNGFPEMNRVSDFTSVPGGVIAVMPDTFLLRIEKDSITTIRLPDEVSGKEYRQYPVYVVFNDKTGELWVSYSSKVMVYDGSNWRFINLSRELIGQRYLIKLAVLNDGTVVGATTKNLVVVSAEEPYLISNWAPWRITDFIEDPEGTIWVASDKGLWKLENEVFVRPFDEIPEELTKLNFDFIWAHDRLWFSTLDYGFMNVDRTGDFNIAKNKDGSNLFLIGYCTGPDGNIWSRWSSVSGYLCRIGWENDQPQMDYLHFDNLASRDYDMFSFVIQGDYLFYGSKEGVFIQKTNEILPVSQLPSVLITDVGVNNKRVGLKDSYELDYFENDLYFTFSGLSYSMKELDFRYQLLGQDSSWVPSEYENVRYTNLPSGAYTFKVQAKLKGAFWGESTIVQINIRPPFWETWWFRIGVVVAALFGLFGIIRWRTDQVKKLEQRKAKLVTERAYLELKALKAQINPHFIFNSISSVSYYMLENDSVKAESYLKKFARLMRLVLENSDKNAISLRGELSMLEHYVDLESERFSGDRIELILEFGELDLDEIQIPPSLLQPYVENAVRHGLKDKLSDRKIWIKGRREGENLILTVEDNGIGRKAASLKPAAGNNHRSYGILVATRRIEALNMDKQSQFEVEDVISPEGDVLGTKVTFSIPLVISKTIN is encoded by the coding sequence TTGCGGGCTATCGCTACGGATGCTGATTTTATTGGAAGGGATCAGTTTGGGGAGGGTAGGGTATATGATATGCATGTAGACGAGCGTGGAGTGTTATGGATTTTAGGAAACGGGGGCGATTTGTATACCTATTCCGGTGGCTCGAAAACCACCAGGATTCCTTTTTCGACCAATTCTCCAAGACGATTATATACGGCCCTGCACTCCGGCTATCAAGGGAAAATCTGGTTGAGTAGTCTGTACGGGATCGCCTATGTTGAAAATGATAGCATTTATGAACTTTCCATACCGGAACCGTATTCGGATAAGTGGACGCGTGGTTTTGAAGCAGTTTATAGCGATAGCTCAGGAACACTTCATCTTGCCCCCAGGGGCTTTGGGTATTATACCGTATCCAAGGATGGGGAGTTTACCGAGCAAATTGGCCGAAAGGATGGACTGCGCGGTCATGGTGTATTGGTTTTGGGGGATGGAAGGCTCTTCAATTTCTACGTTACAGATCCTATTCAAAAAAGTCTTTCACGTGGAATTTATTGGATTGAAAAGGATGCTGAGCCCAAATTGATTTTAGTAACGAATGAAAATACCATCTACGAAACTTCATTGGTACAACATGCTGATAGTTCCTATTCATTTTCTATTGGAAATCAGTTGATTATTCGATTTAAATCCGGTAAACTCATTGAAGAAAAGAACTTTCCGCATAAGGTCATAAAGCTGTTTACCGATAGCCGAAATGATCTGTGGATTGGTACTTTGGATCAAGGGATTTTTAGGGCAAAGGGAGGCTCCTTTTCGGATATGGATCATTTCCGGTCAGAGGCATCCGAGGCGGTGGTAACAGAAGGCCAAAACGGCGGACTTTGGATAAAGTCAAGTCAAAAAGGCTTTGGATTTATAGCCCATCCCTCGGCACCCCATTATTCCGAACGAAACGGATTTCCGGAGATGAATCGAGTATCAGACTTTACTTCTGTTCCCGGTGGTGTAATTGCTGTTATGCCTGATACCTTTTTGTTACGCATTGAGAAAGATTCAATTACAACCATTAGATTACCTGATGAAGTATCCGGTAAGGAATACCGACAGTATCCGGTATACGTTGTTTTCAATGATAAGACCGGGGAGCTTTGGGTGAGCTATAGTTCGAAAGTGATGGTTTATGATGGCTCCAATTGGAGGTTCATAAATTTATCTCGGGAGTTAATTGGTCAAAGATATCTTATAAAGCTTGCCGTACTTAACGATGGAACCGTAGTAGGAGCGACCACAAAAAATCTGGTTGTTGTTTCTGCGGAAGAACCCTATTTAATATCAAACTGGGCGCCTTGGAGAATAACCGATTTTATAGAAGATCCGGAAGGCACTATATGGGTGGCGAGTGACAAAGGGCTTTGGAAATTGGAAAATGAGGTGTTTGTGCGGCCTTTTGATGAAATACCGGAGGAATTGACCAAGTTGAATTTTGACTTTATCTGGGCTCATGATCGACTGTGGTTCAGTACCCTTGATTATGGATTCATGAATGTTGATCGAACAGGGGATTTCAACATAGCTAAAAATAAAGACGGGAGTAACCTTTTTCTGATTGGATATTGTACCGGACCTGATGGAAATATATGGAGCAGATGGAGCAGTGTAAGTGGCTACCTATGTCGAATTGGCTGGGAAAATGATCAACCTCAAATGGACTATCTGCATTTTGATAATCTAGCCTCGAGGGATTATGATATGTTCTCCTTTGTGATTCAGGGAGATTATCTTTTTTACGGCTCGAAAGAGGGTGTGTTTATCCAAAAAACTAATGAGATTTTGCCCGTTTCTCAACTTCCCTCTGTACTCATAACCGATGTAGGAGTCAATAACAAGAGGGTGGGGCTTAAGGATTCCTATGAGTTAGATTATTTCGAAAACGATCTTTACTTCACTTTTTCGGGATTGTCCTATTCCATGAAGGAATTGGATTTTCGATATCAATTGCTTGGTCAGGATTCTTCCTGGGTGCCCTCTGAATACGAGAATGTGAGGTATACCAACCTTCCATCCGGAGCGTACACCTTTAAGGTTCAAGCCAAGTTAAAAGGCGCCTTTTGGGGAGAATCCACGATCGTGCAAATAAACATTCGCCCTCCATTTTGGGAGACTTGGTGGTTTAGAATTGGCGTGGTTGTGGCCGCTCTTTTTGGGCTGTTTGGGATTATCCGTTGGCGTACCGATCAGGTGAAAAAGCTGGAGCAACGGAAAGCCAAATTAGTCACCGAACGAGCTTACCTTGAACTCAAGGCTCTGAAGGCCCAGATTAACCCCCATTTCATTTTTAACTCGATTTCTTCGGTCTCCTATTACATGCTCGAAAATGATTCGGTCAAAGCGGAGTCCTATCTCAAAAAATTTGCCCGGCTGATGAGGCTGGTACTCGAGAATTCGGATAAAAATGCCATTTCGTTGAGGGGTGAACTTTCTATGTTAGAGCACTACGTAGACCTGGAATCAGAGCGTTTTTCCGGTGATCGAATCGAATTAATTCTGGAATTTGGAGAATTGGACCTGGATGAGATTCAAATACCTCCGTCTTTGTTGCAGCCCTATGTGGAGAATGCGGTTAGACATGGTTTGAAGGATAAACTGAGTGACCGTAAAATTTGGATCAAGGGAAGAAGAGAAGGTGAGAACCTAATCCTAACGGTGGAGGATAATGGTATTGGTAGGAAGGCAGCTTCGCTCAAACCTGCTGCCGGCAATAATCATCGCTCCTATGGCATATTAGTGGCCACACGTCGTATCGAGGCTTTGAATATGGATAAACAATCCCAATTTGAAGTTGAAGATGTGATCAGTCCTGAAGGTGATGTCCTGGGGACAAAGGTTACTTTTTCGATTCCTTTGGTAATTTCAAAAACGATCAATTAA